In a single window of the Bacillota bacterium genome:
- a CDS encoding AGE family epimerase/isomerase: protein MDKKRVEQLYEYYKKYLLQNCISFWLKNSLDYEYGGYLTCLDREGKVYNTDKSIWFQGRGTWIYSKLYNVVEKRQEWIDAAKIGYDFLLKYGFDSDGRMFFQVTRDGKPLQKRRYVFSEMFAIMAFKEFYKATGRDEAYNMAITTYDTVLDIYRNPSKIVPKIIPETRRTKSHSFF from the coding sequence ATGGATAAGAAACGCGTAGAACAACTTTACGAGTACTACAAAAAATACTTGCTGCAGAACTGTATCTCTTTTTGGTTAAAAAATTCCCTAGATTATGAATATGGGGGATATCTTACATGCCTTGACAGGGAAGGGAAAGTTTATAATACTGATAAATCAATATGGTTCCAGGGAAGAGGGACGTGGATTTATTCCAAACTCTATAATGTCGTTGAAAAGCGACAGGAGTGGATTGATGCTGCAAAAATAGGGTATGACTTTTTGTTAAAATACGGGTTTGATTCAGATGGGAGAATGTTTTTTCAGGTTACAAGAGATGGCAAGCCGCTGCAAAAAAGAAGATACGTCTTCAGTGAAATGTTTGCCATCATGGCATTTAAAGAATTCTATAAAGCTACAGGCAGAGATGAAGCTTATAATATGGCAATAACCACATACGATACCGTACTGGATATATACAGAAACCCATCAAAGATTGTACCAAAAATAATTCCTGAAACCAGAAGGACTAAAAGTCATTCATTCTTT